A genomic segment from Candidatus Omnitrophota bacterium encodes:
- a CDS encoding FkbM family methyltransferase yields the protein MDETIGILCKCSQREFRSWQEPDRRDNMLRMLKTIATRMLGKELKGKIGNYLRERRVLGFYSRFIREGDLCFDIGANVGEKTFIFRELGAKVVSVEPQKECLNALKRRFGGDDRVTIVGKAVGKQEGVAEMMLSEKNIISSLSSEWVEKVSNSGRFVADVWTGKVRVSVTTIDKLIENYGSPVFCKIDVEGYELEVLEGLSRPIKYVCFEFTPERREEALKCVDRLSSLGRAKFNYSRAESCRFEFRYWVDGSRIGDLLSGMPVKEDTGFNWGDVYARYEM from the coding sequence ATGGATGAGACTATAGGCATACTATGTAAGTGCAGTCAGCGGGAGTTCCGCTCTTGGCAGGAACCGGATCGAAGGGACAATATGTTACGCATGCTGAAAACGATAGCGACCCGTATGCTGGGGAAAGAGCTTAAGGGCAAAATCGGTAATTATCTGCGGGAAAGAAGGGTTTTAGGCTTCTATTCACGTTTCATCCGCGAAGGAGATTTATGTTTTGATATCGGGGCCAACGTGGGGGAGAAAACCTTTATATTTCGGGAACTAGGCGCGAAAGTGGTATCCGTGGAGCCCCAAAAGGAATGCCTCAATGCTCTGAAACGCAGATTCGGTGGCGATGACCGGGTCACGATCGTTGGGAAAGCTGTAGGAAAGCAGGAAGGCGTGGCAGAAATGATGTTGAGCGAGAAGAACATAATCTCATCCTTGTCCAGTGAATGGGTCGAAAAAGTCAGTAATAGCGGCCGGTTCGTTGCCGATGTTTGGACCGGAAAGGTGAGGGTATCCGTTACCACTATAGACAAACTGATCGAGAACTACGGAAGTCCGGTCTTCTGTAAAATAGATGTAGAAGGTTATGAGCTTGAAGTTTTAGAGGGCCTGAGCCGGCCAATCAAATATGTCTGTTTTGAGTTTACTCCGGAAAGGCGAGAAGAAGCGCTAAAATGCGTTGATAGATTGTCCTCCCTCGGCAGGGCGAAGTTCAATTACTCCCGTGCAGAGAGCTGTCGTTTTGAGTTCCGGTATTGGGTGGATGGCTCCCGGATCGGGGACCTTCTGTCGGGGATGCCGGTAAAAGAGGATACGGGGTTCAACTGGGGGGATGTGTACGCAAGGTATGAGATGTAA
- the queA gene encoding tRNA preQ1(34) S-adenosylmethionine ribosyltransferase-isomerase QueA, whose amino-acid sequence MELKEFDYELPKELIAQEPLGKRDRSRLMVLDRETHSITEKTFRDITGHIAPGDCLVLNDTKVLPVRLFGKRKTGAKVEIFLLDTKGEKLRALVRPSKRIKQNEEIELESGIKAVVHGEADVGRFVSFDSDIEEVLDSGHIPLPPYITRKDSLRDREDYQTVYASKEGATASPTAGLHFTGEILEELASKGVSIVHVTLHTSYGTFSPVKARNVEDHRMHSEYFEIGDDAAETVNRTKSDGGRVFAVGTTSTRVLESASSSGEGVRPEKGATNLFIYPGYEFKIVDGLITNFHLPESTLLMLVSAFAGKDFVLEAYSRAVESKFRFFSYGDAMLII is encoded by the coding sequence ATGGAACTGAAAGAATTTGATTATGAACTTCCGAAGGAACTTATCGCGCAGGAGCCTCTGGGGAAAAGGGACCGATCGCGTTTGATGGTCCTTGACCGCGAGACCCATAGTATAACCGAGAAGACCTTCAGGGATATAACGGGGCATATCGCTCCGGGGGACTGCCTTGTTCTAAACGATACCAAGGTGCTTCCCGTGAGGCTGTTCGGTAAAAGAAAGACCGGGGCTAAAGTGGAGATCTTCCTTCTTGATACGAAAGGCGAGAAGCTGCGCGCGCTTGTACGCCCCTCTAAGCGTATTAAGCAGAACGAAGAGATAGAACTTGAAAGCGGCATAAAGGCAGTTGTTCACGGCGAAGCCGATGTCGGGCGTTTCGTGAGCTTTGATTCTGATATAGAAGAGGTGCTTGATTCGGGCCATATACCCCTGCCCCCGTACATTACGCGCAAGGACAGTCTGCGTGACAGGGAGGATTACCAGACGGTTTACGCTTCAAAGGAAGGCGCCACAGCCTCACCTACCGCCGGGCTTCATTTTACCGGAGAGATCCTTGAAGAGCTTGCCTCTAAAGGCGTTTCCATAGTCCATGTGACACTGCATACAAGTTACGGTACTTTTTCGCCGGTAAAAGCCAGGAATGTGGAGGACCACCGGATGCATTCGGAATATTTCGAGATAGGTGATGATGCCGCTGAAACGGTCAACCGCACAAAGAGCGATGGCGGCAGGGTCTTCGCCGTGGGAACCACTTCAACGCGTGTTCTTGAGAGCGCCTCTTCTTCCGGGGAGGGGGTCAGGCCCGAGAAGGGAGCGACAAACCTCTTTATTTACCCCGGTTATGAGTTTAAAATAGTAGATGGCCTTATCACTAATTTTCATCTTCCGGAGTCGACGCTTTTGATGCTGGTGAGCGCTTTTGCGGGAAAGGATTTTGTTCTTGAAGCTTATAGCAGGGCGGTTGAATCGAAATTCAGGTTCTTCTCTTACGGGGACGCCATGCTGATAATATGA
- a CDS encoding HD domain-containing protein produces the protein MVDLHKGFEGFESLGPSKKEKKEEELSLSKHGGEEGLDKPSSDLAKAEAAYDIMLNFVTTVFNKVAEGEEGKIKGEEILGWTQEFCDQFRGFISPNDLIRLVFRHDEYKNNYVYTHSVNVCLLSVRMALELNFSQDKLQDLVVASLFHDIGLMKIPEKIWNKDSRLSNAEYEEVKKHVIYGAEIFRNIHGIDETIPLVISQYHEKVDGTGYPKGLTKEEIHYLARLISLMDKYEAKTHTRLWRPRFLPDKAIQQILDNEGGSFDPHYVRTMLKCISIFPVGSWVRISTGEIGEVIETNPNTPMRPLLNVVYDRNRRKLQEERKLDLSKQFLIHVEHCIDPNEIEASQGS, from the coding sequence ATGGTTGATCTTCATAAAGGATTCGAAGGATTCGAGAGCCTGGGGCCTTCCAAGAAAGAAAAAAAGGAAGAGGAGCTTTCTCTGTCCAAACACGGGGGCGAAGAGGGCCTGGACAAACCTTCTTCGGACCTGGCCAAGGCGGAGGCAGCCTATGACATCATGCTCAACTTCGTGACGACGGTCTTCAACAAAGTGGCCGAAGGCGAAGAGGGCAAGATAAAAGGCGAAGAGATTCTCGGATGGACCCAGGAATTCTGTGACCAGTTCAGGGGATTTATCAGCCCCAATGATTTGATAAGGCTTGTTTTCAGGCATGACGAATACAAGAATAATTACGTTTACACGCATTCGGTTAACGTATGCCTCTTGTCGGTGCGTATGGCGCTAGAATTGAATTTTTCGCAGGATAAGCTTCAGGATCTTGTGGTAGCCTCACTTTTTCACGATATAGGGCTGATGAAGATACCGGAGAAGATCTGGAACAAAGACAGTCGTCTCAGCAACGCCGAATACGAAGAGGTCAAGAAACACGTTATCTACGGGGCCGAAATCTTCAGGAACATACACGGGATAGACGAGACCATACCGCTGGTGATCAGCCAGTATCACGAGAAGGTTGACGGGACCGGTTACCCGAAAGGGCTCACCAAGGAGGAGATACATTATCTGGCCAGGCTGATATCCCTGATGGATAAGTACGAGGCCAAGACGCACACGAGACTCTGGAGGCCTCGCTTCCTGCCGGACAAGGCCATACAGCAGATACTGGATAACGAGGGTGGAAGTTTTGATCCCCATTACGTGAGAACCATGCTTAAATGTATATCTATATTCCCGGTCGGTTCGTGGGTCAGGATAAGTACCGGGGAGATAGGGGAGGTCATCGAGACCAACCCCAATACGCCTATGCGGCCGCTTCTGAACGTGGTTTATGACCGTAACCGCAGAAAACTGCAGGAGGAGAGGAAGCTGGATCTGTCCAAACAGTTCCTGATCCATGTTGAACACTGTATCGATCCGAACGAGATAGAGGCGTCGCAGGGGAGCTGA
- a CDS encoding PAS domain S-box protein translates to MCQKRKDMEKTNILIVGAGKGGCALLELLLDNDYVNISGVVDKDKSAPGLRIARDAGIPTAGDYADFIGKGKIDEVVNVTGSEEVQKELLRDTADEVEIIGGHSAKLMWRLVDERKRVGEHLRRSEKRFRMLAEASMEGVLVHDGKKIIEANNALADMMGYDPGKIVGTEVIDIVAPESHELVRKNIKQAYEKPYEAVGRKSDGSTFPILIRAKTYTYDGSSWRVAAIRDLSRQKKAEAALRENEQRLRLITENTSDLVAVTTLGGTYKYLSPSHKRILGYSPEELIGRSGYDYMHPKDIEQVENIALKYTENRLRSLFSKGQKFIGETLQYRFKNKAGQWRDIEATANIVWSSLDREFNVIFISRDITARKKMTEDMHRQRQLLSNILSNIPHYVFWKNTDLVYQGCNENFARVAGVGEPENIVGKTDYDLAWKKEEADFFRKCDKEVIKNRKPMLNIEEPQLQADGKEATLLTSKVPLVDSEGNVFGMLGIYADITDRKNMEEILRQSEAMYRTIFENTGSSMVIVDENLLITMSNDQFERLSGYSKKKLQGVKSLVDFIPEEDKRRIKEFHRLKMIDSEATPGSYELSFMDKNGEEKEIYVTVAVIPGMVKSVISILDISDLKENERELRRQKELLDNTNRALEHKLKELEQAAGHIKKLEGLVPICARCKKMRVEGGNPKEEKDWVSLEKYISERTDASFTHGLCPQCIREMYGSMGKGKE, encoded by the coding sequence ATGTGTCAAAAAAGGAAAGATATGGAAAAAACGAACATACTCATAGTCGGAGCCGGCAAGGGCGGTTGTGCTCTGCTTGAACTGCTTCTTGACAACGATTACGTGAATATCTCGGGAGTGGTCGACAAGGATAAGAGCGCCCCGGGTTTACGGATAGCCCGGGATGCCGGCATTCCGACCGCAGGGGATTACGCTGATTTCATCGGCAAGGGCAAGATAGACGAGGTGGTTAACGTTACCGGCAGTGAAGAAGTTCAAAAAGAGCTTCTCAGGGACACAGCGGACGAGGTGGAGATCATCGGAGGCCACAGCGCCAAGCTCATGTGGAGGCTCGTAGATGAGCGAAAACGTGTCGGAGAGCACCTCAGAAGGAGCGAGAAAAGATTCCGCATGCTCGCCGAAGCGAGCATGGAAGGAGTCCTGGTCCATGACGGGAAAAAGATAATAGAGGCCAATAACGCTCTCGCGGACATGATGGGGTATGATCCGGGGAAGATCGTTGGAACGGAAGTCATTGATATAGTGGCCCCGGAATCCCACGAACTGGTCAGGAAAAATATAAAGCAGGCATATGAAAAACCCTATGAGGCAGTCGGCAGAAAGAGTGACGGGAGCACTTTTCCGATCCTTATTCGCGCCAAAACATACACTTATGACGGGAGCAGCTGGAGGGTGGCGGCCATAAGGGACCTCTCGAGACAGAAAAAAGCCGAAGCCGCTCTTCGCGAGAATGAGCAGAGATTAAGGCTGATAACCGAGAATACCAGTGACCTTGTTGCCGTTACGACCCTTGGTGGTACTTATAAATACCTGAGCCCTTCGCATAAACGCATACTCGGTTATTCGCCGGAGGAACTCATCGGGAGATCGGGATATGATTACATGCACCCGAAAGATATCGAACAAGTTGAGAATATAGCGCTGAAATATACCGAAAACAGGCTCAGGAGCCTGTTTTCGAAAGGGCAGAAGTTCATAGGAGAGACCCTGCAATACCGCTTCAAGAACAAAGCCGGGCAGTGGCGGGATATAGAGGCTACGGCGAACATCGTCTGGAGCTCTTTGGACAGGGAGTTCAATGTTATTTTCATCTCCCGGGATATCACCGCGCGCAAGAAGATGACGGAGGATATGCACCGCCAGAGGCAGCTTTTGAGCAATATCTTGTCGAATATCCCTCATTACGTTTTCTGGAAGAACACGGATCTGGTTTACCAGGGCTGTAACGAGAACTTCGCGAGGGTCGCCGGGGTGGGGGAGCCGGAGAACATAGTAGGAAAGACCGATTACGACCTGGCCTGGAAAAAGGAGGAGGCGGATTTCTTCAGGAAATGCGATAAGGAGGTCATTAAAAACCGTAAGCCCATGCTGAACATAGAAGAGCCGCAGCTTCAGGCTGACGGCAAGGAGGCTACGCTTCTGACCAGTAAGGTGCCGCTTGTAGACTCGGAAGGGAATGTGTTCGGGATGCTGGGTATATACGCCGACATAACCGACCGCAAGAACATGGAGGAGATACTTCGCCAGTCCGAAGCAATGTACCGCACGATCTTCGAGAATACTGGATCCTCCATGGTGATAGTGGATGAGAACCTGCTCATAACCATGTCCAATGATCAGTTCGAGAGACTTTCAGGATACTCCAAGAAAAAACTTCAGGGGGTCAAGAGCCTGGTCGATTTTATCCCGGAGGAGGATAAAAGGAGGATAAAGGAATTTCACAGGCTGAAGATGATAGATTCTGAAGCGACCCCCGGCAGTTATGAACTTTCATTCATGGATAAGAACGGGGAAGAAAAAGAAATATATGTTACTGTCGCGGTCATACCCGGCATGGTCAAGAGCGTGATATCCATTCTGGATATATCCGATCTCAAGGAGAACGAAAGGGAACTAAGGCGGCAGAAGGAACTTCTGGATAACACCAACCGGGCGCTTGAACATAAACTCAAGGAACTGGAACAGGCGGCGGGCCACATTAAAAAACTGGAAGGTTTGGTGCCCATATGCGCCAGATGTAAGAAAATGAGGGTCGAGGGTGGTAATCCAAAGGAAGAAAAGGACTGGGTAAGCCTTGAAAAATATATCTCGGAAAGGACCGATGCGAGTTTTACCCATGGACTTTGCCCACAGTGCATACGCGAGATGTACGGGAGCATGGGCAAGGGTAAGGAGTGA
- a CDS encoding AAA family ATPase — translation MDFLNYWGLGKKPFENIGDPKFFYYSPCHKEAMVRLVYVIKQNKAGALLAGDYGTGKTTIANELLYEIEENDDYRSVYISNPLLTSKELLQEIAYKLDIKQGRSSRPNLRRMIENELRATIARDQQVIVIVDESHLITDRNVLEELRLMMNMQENNRFLVTIIMMGQLELRDIINQMPQFKQRFAMCYLLRHLDAYETKGYVRHRLKIAGTERDIFDDQAASLIYASSNGRPRQINNICDMSLLVGFMKKAERIDEQIIREVVKDLGEEI, via the coding sequence ATGGATTTTTTGAATTACTGGGGGCTTGGCAAGAAACCTTTTGAGAACATAGGCGACCCCAAATTCTTCTATTACTCACCCTGCCACAAGGAAGCAATGGTGCGCCTTGTATATGTTATCAAGCAGAATAAGGCCGGGGCACTCCTTGCGGGTGATTACGGGACGGGTAAGACCACGATAGCCAACGAACTTCTCTATGAGATAGAGGAGAACGACGACTATAGGAGCGTGTACATAAGTAACCCCCTGCTGACGTCAAAGGAGCTTCTGCAGGAGATCGCTTACAAGCTGGATATCAAACAGGGGCGTTCATCGCGCCCCAATCTGCGACGGATGATCGAAAACGAACTCAGGGCCACTATCGCCCGGGACCAGCAGGTGATAGTCATCGTGGATGAGTCTCATCTGATCACGGACAGGAATGTTCTCGAGGAACTCAGGCTCATGATGAACATGCAGGAGAATAACAGGTTCCTGGTGACCATTATCATGATGGGGCAGCTTGAGCTCAGGGATATAATCAACCAGATGCCCCAGTTCAAACAGAGGTTCGCCATGTGTTACCTCCTGAGGCATTTGGATGCCTATGAGACCAAGGGATACGTCAGACACCGTCTTAAGATAGCGGGGACCGAAAGGGATATATTCGATGATCAGGCCGCTTCTCTGATATACGCCTCGTCAAACGGCCGTCCCAGACAGATCAATAATATCTGCGATATGTCCCTTCTGGTGGGATTCATGAAAAAGGCGGAACGTATTGACGAACAGATCATCCGGGAAGTCGTAAAAGATCTAGGTGAGGAGATATAG
- a CDS encoding methyltransferase domain-containing protein, with protein sequence MLSIAKSLKRLLPKRIRSVLVKLWIGILKLFGKDLDYFYGEDFAGMSEFRNKEWAGEFAEIIIKSFDPASVIDVGCGTADILRPFQDKDVKVLGVDGSGANKRHSRISPENFVLHDLRKGYDPQEKFDLCLCLEVAEHIEEKFSDKLIDTLTASSDTVIFTAAPPGQEGKNHVNLKPKRWWLEKFRSRGFALDEETTAQVKSQMERVPGVHWWYIQNLMVFKKTVNG encoded by the coding sequence ATGCTATCGATCGCAAAATCCCTGAAAAGACTGCTTCCAAAGAGGATCCGGAGCGTGCTCGTGAAACTCTGGATAGGTATCCTTAAACTTTTTGGGAAGGATCTTGATTACTTTTATGGAGAAGACTTCGCCGGTATGAGCGAGTTCCGTAACAAGGAGTGGGCAGGGGAATTCGCCGAAATTATCATAAAGTCTTTTGACCCCGCATCAGTCATAGATGTCGGTTGCGGGACAGCCGACATACTGCGGCCTTTCCAAGATAAGGATGTGAAGGTTCTTGGTGTCGACGGCTCCGGGGCAAATAAGAGACATTCAAGGATAAGTCCTGAAAATTTCGTTCTGCATGACCTGCGAAAAGGTTATGATCCACAAGAGAAGTTCGACCTGTGCCTTTGTCTGGAAGTAGCCGAGCATATTGAAGAGAAATTCAGCGATAAGCTGATAGATACTTTGACAGCTTCCAGCGACACGGTAATTTTTACAGCTGCTCCCCCGGGGCAGGAAGGCAAAAATCATGTAAACCTTAAACCAAAACGATGGTGGCTGGAGAAATTTCGTTCTCGCGGGTTTGCCCTGGATGAGGAAACAACAGCTCAGGTAAAATCGCAAATGGAGCGTGTTCCCGGGGTGCATTGGTGGTATATACAGAATCTCATGGTTTTTAAAAAAACCGTTAATGGATGA
- a CDS encoding methyltransferase domain-containing protein yields the protein MSLARPLKSLIRAPLKLAARGLEKGAHITRYYMYGHLTRLFRNTCLEPTGGVRVLSVSGSLSLCGLLNIHEPEIVEINYPEHDLLDLDFPGESFEYVVCDQVLEHVEGNPQKAVNEVHRVLKPGGIAVLTSCLINPVHKEPSDLWRFTPDGLKFLFGGFSDIIEAQGWGNRVLWLIDWIGMRYDPVPHAAWHPLHKIAMFNDPNWPVVTWIIARK from the coding sequence ATGAGCCTTGCAAGACCACTAAAATCATTGATCAGGGCTCCTCTCAAGCTTGCGGCAAGAGGGCTTGAGAAGGGTGCTCATATAACCAGATATTACATGTACGGGCATTTGACGAGACTATTCCGAAACACATGCTTGGAGCCGACCGGCGGCGTTCGGGTTCTTTCTGTGAGCGGATCCCTGTCGCTGTGCGGGCTTTTAAATATACACGAGCCCGAGATCGTTGAAATTAATTATCCGGAACATGACCTGCTGGATCTGGATTTTCCCGGGGAAAGTTTTGAATATGTGGTCTGCGATCAGGTCCTCGAACACGTTGAGGGCAATCCCCAGAAAGCTGTTAATGAGGTTCACCGGGTACTCAAGCCTGGAGGCATTGCAGTCTTGACGAGCTGTCTTATCAATCCTGTTCATAAAGAGCCCTCAGATCTATGGCGTTTCACGCCCGATGGACTTAAGTTTCTGTTTGGAGGCTTTTCGGATATTATAGAGGCTCAAGGGTGGGGCAACCGTGTGTTATGGCTCATCGACTGGATAGGCATGAGGTATGACCCGGTACCGCATGCCGCGTGGCACCCTTTACACAAAATAGCTATGTTCAATGATCCAAATTGGCCTGTCGTGACTTGGATAATAGCCAGAAAGTAG
- a CDS encoding response regulator, protein MDEKRFKAKILVADDEESVREVLKTFFVRKEYDVETASQGREAIEKIESYKPDILLLDLKMPDMDGEEVLKYINDSNLKIGVIIITGHPDFIKDRKLLNRAYDYIVKPFDLDYLNNTVLTKVVLLSE, encoded by the coding sequence ATGGATGAGAAAAGATTCAAGGCAAAGATCCTGGTAGCCGATGATGAAGAATCCGTGCGAGAGGTGCTTAAAACTTTTTTCGTCAGAAAAGAATATGATGTTGAAACCGCTTCCCAGGGGCGTGAAGCTATTGAAAAGATAGAATCCTATAAACCGGATATATTGCTTCTCGATCTTAAGATGCCGGATATGGACGGGGAGGAAGTATTAAAATATATTAACGATAGTAATCTTAAAATAGGGGTTATAATCATAACCGGACATCCTGATTTCATCAAGGACAGAAAGCTTCTCAACAGGGCTTATGACTACATTGTCAAGCCGTTCGATCTTGATTACCTGAATAATACGGTCTTGACAAAGGTGGTTCTCCTGTCAGAATGA
- a CDS encoding undecaprenyl/decaprenyl-phosphate alpha-N-acetylglucosaminyl 1-phosphate transferase, which translates to MFKIFIFAFAGSVIFTWIAIRVARKFDIMDRPTERKVHSEPVPLLGGLAIYAACMLAILLNFHFSLALKGVVIASSIMLVSGLVDDINDLPAWMRLIIQLVCAVIVIMFGVRLNIIPDHLPFAVLLEGVITVIWIVGITNALNFLDGIDGLAAGLMVIASGTFFIIAYQTAQPYFAFLSAALAGSSLGFLLFNFNPAKIFLGDAGSSFLGFMIASLAVMGEWAENKPIVALSIPLLILALLIFDMIYISVSRIAQGRVRTFREWIEYVGKDHLHHRLMWLGFTQRQTVFFIYLVSLVFSLGALALHKATTVQALLLLLQGIMILVIVTVLMLVSKDHIDKSRAYDHRSEGMIDLKETS; encoded by the coding sequence ATGTTTAAAATATTTATATTCGCGTTCGCGGGCTCTGTGATATTCACCTGGATCGCCATAAGGGTGGCCAGGAAATTTGATATCATGGACCGCCCAACAGAGAGAAAAGTGCATTCGGAACCTGTACCCCTTTTAGGGGGGCTGGCCATATATGCCGCCTGCATGCTTGCTATACTGCTTAATTTTCATTTTTCCCTTGCTCTTAAGGGAGTTGTGATAGCATCCTCCATCATGCTTGTATCGGGGCTTGTCGATGATATCAACGATCTCCCCGCCTGGATGAGACTTATAATCCAGTTGGTGTGCGCCGTCATCGTAATAATGTTCGGGGTGAGGCTGAATATCATCCCGGACCACCTTCCTTTTGCGGTTTTGCTGGAAGGGGTTATCACGGTCATATGGATAGTCGGGATAACCAACGCACTGAACTTCCTGGACGGAATAGACGGTCTGGCGGCCGGACTCATGGTGATAGCCTCCGGGACATTTTTTATTATCGCCTACCAGACGGCCCAGCCATACTTCGCTTTTTTGAGCGCTGCGCTTGCCGGCTCAAGCCTGGGATTTCTTCTTTTTAACTTTAACCCGGCCAAGATATTCCTGGGGGATGCCGGAAGCAGTTTTCTGGGGTTCATGATAGCTTCTCTGGCTGTTATGGGGGAGTGGGCTGAAAATAAACCCATAGTTGCTTTAAGCATACCGCTGCTTATACTCGCGCTTCTGATATTCGATATGATATATATTTCGGTTTCACGTATAGCCCAGGGGAGGGTCAGGACTTTCAGGGAATGGATCGAATACGTGGGAAAAGACCACCTCCATCATCGCCTGATGTGGCTGGGGTTCACGCAGAGGCAGACGGTCTTTTTCATCTATCTGGTGAGCTTGGTGTTCTCGCTCGGGGCGTTGGCCCTTCACAAAGCTACCACCGTGCAGGCACTTTTGCTCCTGCTCCAGGGCATTATGATACTTGTAATAGTGACCGTGCTCATGCTGGTAAGCAAGGACCATATAGACAAAAGCAGGGCGTATGATCACCGATCGGAGGGCATGATCGATCTGAAGGAAACATCATAG
- a CDS encoding AAA family ATPase translates to MAEYGLNLWDYWRIIHKRKWIIISIFLISLFSAHFFGKKTVSIYKSSITLNVDMQRPIAEITGSGVTFWGASGPGQLSTQLELIKSYNVLYDAAKKMGMITDNTPKAKAQAAVASLRGKIAVERKSGTMLVDIIATDQNAERAKEIAETVAEEFIQKNWERKVEEARNTKNFVEKQLQKLEKQSARIKQKLDALGVEPARSGEDMPEAVSLRTRLMRLKLEVSNLRERYTDNYPGIINRLAEIENIEKQLAKHKTYEDKDEQMYAVETMDADKLRNELTINRKLYAMLKERYEKALILEASKAKGIEVVNPAMVPKMPATVPAATNVVFGGVIGLILGLVAALITESMDTSIGTIEDVEEYLRLPVLGVIPHIEIKKEAKLDFWKTPPASAEERSKYTDIMSRLVTQYRPKSPISEAYRNLQTYIKFSGLDKYGNCLMFTSAGVQEGKTITSVNSALSMAQMGYKVLIVDCDLRRPSVHKVFGIDRETGLTEAVLGTFKLDDVVKTMDDIMMGNIKSSMILKTYGMENLNIITAGHLPSNPSEILGSQNMSNFIKEAKEKFQVVLFDSAPILPVTDSCILSSKVDGVILVYEVGRVSRGALRRSKMQLESAKGRPIGVVLNSMRASDMRFGSPFYYHYQKYYGDGTPKSMR, encoded by the coding sequence ATGGCTGAATACGGACTTAACCTGTGGGATTACTGGAGAATTATCCATAAACGCAAATGGATAATCATCTCCATATTTCTGATATCTCTTTTCAGCGCGCACTTCTTCGGGAAGAAGACGGTGTCCATCTATAAGTCCAGCATTACGCTTAACGTTGATATGCAGCGACCCATAGCCGAGATCACAGGCTCCGGAGTCACTTTCTGGGGCGCGTCGGGCCCGGGCCAGCTTTCCACCCAGCTTGAACTTATTAAAAGTTACAATGTTCTCTACGATGCCGCCAAGAAGATGGGCATGATAACGGATAATACCCCCAAGGCTAAAGCCCAGGCGGCTGTCGCTTCGCTCAGGGGAAAGATAGCCGTTGAAAGAAAAAGCGGTACCATGCTGGTGGACATAATCGCCACCGATCAAAATGCGGAAAGGGCGAAGGAAATAGCCGAGACCGTGGCTGAAGAATTCATCCAGAAGAACTGGGAAAGAAAGGTCGAGGAAGCGAGGAACACGAAGAATTTCGTAGAAAAGCAGCTCCAGAAGCTTGAGAAGCAAAGCGCCAGGATAAAACAGAAGCTGGACGCTCTGGGCGTTGAGCCCGCAAGATCCGGGGAGGATATGCCTGAAGCGGTCTCGCTAAGGACCCGTCTTATGAGGCTCAAGCTCGAGGTGAGCAACCTCAGGGAGAGATACACGGATAACTATCCGGGGATCATCAACAGGCTGGCGGAGATAGAGAATATCGAGAAGCAGCTGGCGAAACACAAGACGTACGAGGACAAGGACGAACAGATGTACGCGGTCGAAACGATGGACGCCGATAAGCTCAGGAACGAGCTTACCATCAACAGGAAGCTCTACGCTATGCTCAAGGAAAGGTACGAAAAGGCCCTTATACTGGAGGCTTCCAAGGCCAAAGGCATCGAAGTCGTAAATCCCGCCATGGTCCCGAAGATGCCCGCAACCGTTCCGGCGGCTACCAACGTCGTTTTCGGCGGTGTCATAGGTCTTATACTGGGGCTGGTCGCCGCACTTATCACTGAAAGCATGGATACCTCGATAGGTACCATTGAGGATGTCGAGGAATACCTGAGGTTGCCGGTACTTGGCGTGATACCACATATCGAGATCAAGAAGGAAGCGAAGCTTGATTTCTGGAAAACACCGCCTGCCTCTGCGGAAGAAAGATCGAAATACACCGATATCATGAGCCGGCTGGTCACTCAGTACCGTCCCAAGTCACCCATATCCGAAGCCTACCGGAACCTCCAGACATATATTAAGTTCTCCGGATTGGATAAGTACGGTAACTGTCTTATGTTCACCAGTGCCGGCGTACAGGAAGGTAAAACGATAACGAGCGTCAATTCCGCTTTGAGCATGGCCCAGATGGGGTATAAAGTACTTATCGTTGATTGCGACCTCAGGAGGCCTTCGGTTCACAAGGTCTTCGGAATAGACAGGGAGACGGGTCTTACCGAGGCGGTGCTGGGAACTTTCAAGCTCGATGACGTGGTAAAGACCATGGACGACATCATGATGGGGAACATAAAGTCAAGTATGATACTCAAGACATACGGTATGGAGAACCTCAACATCATAACGGCCGGCCACCTGCCGTCCAATCCTTCGGAGATACTGGGTTCTCAGAACATGTCGAATTTTATCAAAGAGGCAAAAGAAAAGTTTCAGGTCGTATTGTTTGATTCAGCACCGATTTTGCCCGTGACAGATTCCTGTATACTGAGTTCCAAGGTGGATGGGGTCATTCTGGTCTATGAAGTCGGCAGGGTATCCAGGGGGGCGTTACGAAGAAGTAAAATGCAGCTTGAAAGCGCCAAAGGTAGACCTATCGGTGTGGTCCTGAACAGCATGAGAGCTTCGGATATGAGGTTCGGCTCCCCCTTCTACTATCACTATCAGAAATATTATGGTGACGGCACTCCCAAGAGCATGCGATGA